One stretch of Leishmania infantum JPCM5 genome chromosome 24 DNA includes these proteins:
- a CDS encoding putative PI3-kinase, translating to MTSTSVALIASVLRQPRVGDDLQWVRYDAPFRTAQDYAAAEYLYRLRLCSLRLRSSLLSPSLPRTGPVSEVAHLLPHYPVQITAQLVYMDEPLSPVVESAAVYASAAALLPPASPVGGDTDTHAEMEVVYTFTDEWLVFPLELCDVPLDASCKLHLWHRDTHVAEAALHVYSVAGELCVGQRQLALSTGGDAPSDEQLWSTSTRAAELLADFHRGMMPPIPWLDTLSIQQLEAEHARHGNAVVRRGSPQSAKDPCGAPTAILTLYLPAATTAVFFEPGVARVSDDMKSLLQHSDAADDSCDFTQRPFPDQYTFFKEHNLCEAKAAITSKTQYFLSDSSAPPGPKERHQLASLLRRPPIQLDNVAGAVVTGAGAGGVGGGRLEETRLLWKYRHFICRDGKYFLPFMRCVDWANTHSSERRAACALIYQWARPAFEDVLACLSFYFDHVAPVRQYAVRLLRREGDGRLCQLAFQLVQAVRYDSAEAELANFLVERAVGCWELCSTLYTLLSVEVALEKRRTLSAAGKASDDRHGGRALFEPLLRRLSERLTQQCPHFATRLRQQHAMHRVLQLLSRQLQQSSLDRLGKTALGNKLIAKQACGLRALFSSVHHGMPSRRNVNGSFSSSLMTHSSAGMREEHSMSSARTGDGSEEADANGGDGSSAVEASDVDSAADDEVRRLRFPPLSPQSQGSAPRSPPSQSGAKQQYRSRHASAVDVLDRYGVATLATHPGIPITGLLSDSLYIFKSAKLPMRLTFTALRPAGLAWGGGRGGEPLYGASPSPCLLTPLAMQPAPSQQRSGGLQGMNSSGGGASAAVAAEEQAEGFLGAGEGDTVPLAMMYKYNDDIRQDQLIVQLIRLMDDLLQRDGLQLYLTPYRVIATAPNEGLVEIVPQVTTFFSVQRDVLKYLRVYNSTAELLRQAMDRYTRSFAGYCVITFVLGIGDRHLENILITQDGRLLHIDFGYVLGNDPKPFPPPMKINREMVEVLGGPQSTGFTEFKLYCCSAYNTLRKHAPLLLHILLLGAHTEGMPQVTGEGGDPRVNLLKVQEKLRLDLTNAQATQYLQNVIADSVGSIFTNLWDVLHAAAQATRG from the coding sequence ATGACGTCGACGAGTGTGGCGTTGATTGCGAGCGTCCTGCGGCAGCCTCGCGTAGGCGATGATCTGCAGTGGGTGCGCTACGATGCGCCGTTTCGCACGGCGCAGGActacgcagcggcagagtATCTCTATAGACTGCGCTTGTgctcgctgcggctgaggAGTTCGTTGCTGtcgccgtctctgcctcgCACAGGCCCGGTAAGCGAGGTGGCTCACCTGCTTCCCCACTATCCTGTCCAGATAACCGCCCAACTCGTCTACATGGATGAGCCGCTGAGCCCTGTCGTTGAATCGGCAGCCGTGTacgcgtctgccgcggccctgctgccgcccgcATCCCCTgtcggcggcgacacggacacgcacgcagagatggaggtggTCTACACGTTTACCGATGAGTGGCTTGTCTTTCCGCTAGAGCTGTGTGATGTACCGCTCGATGCAAGCTGCAAGCTGCACCTCTGGCACAGGGACACGCACGTCGCGGAGGCCGCCCTTCACGTCTACTCCGTGGCAGGAGAGTTGTGCGTtggccagcggcagctggcgctgAGCACGGGCGGCGACGCTCCGAGTGATGAGCAGTTGTGGAGCACCTCTACGCGTGCCGCGGAGCTCCTGGCTGACTTTCACCGCGGCATGATGCCACCCATCCCATGGCTGGATACGCTGTCCATACAGCAACTGGAGGCTGAGCATGCACGGCATGGCAACGCCGTTGTCCGCAGAGGAAGCCCACAGTCGGCCAAAGACCCCTGCGGCGCACCAACAGCGATTTTGACGCTGTACCTTCcagcggccaccaccgccgtctttTTCGAGCCTGGCGTGGCGCGCGTGTCGGACGACATGAAAAGCCTGCTACAGCacagcgacgctgcagacGACTCCTGTGACTTCACTCAGCGTCCTTTTCCTGATCAGTACACCTTCTTCAAGGAGCACAACCTCTgcgaggcgaaggcggccaTCACGTCCAAGACACAGTACTTTCTGTCCGACAGCAGTGCCCCTCCCGGGCCGAAGGAGCGCCACCAGCTGGCGAGCCTTTTGCGGCGTCCGCCCATTCAACTGGACAacgtcgccggtgccgtggtgacgggtgccggcgccggaggGGTCGGCGGTGGGCGGCTGGAGGAGACGCGCTTACTGTGGAAGTACCGTCACTTCATATGTCGCGACGGCAAATACTTCCTTCCCTTCATGCGGTGCGTCGACTGGGCGAACACCCACTCCAgcgagcggcgcgccgcctgcgccctCATCTATCAGTGGGCGAGGCCGGCCTTCGAGGATGTGTTGGCGTGCCTCAGCTTCTACTTTGACCAtgtggcgccggtgcgccagTACGCCGTGCGCCTGTTGCGCAGGGAAGGCGATGGGCGACTGTGTCAACTCGCCTTCCAGCTTGTGCAGGCAGTGCGGTACGActcggcggaggcggagctggctAACTTCTTGGTGGAGCGCGCCGTGGGATGCTGGGAGCTGTGCAGCACCCTCTACACCCTGCTCTCGGTGGAGGTGGCTCTGGAGAAGCGTCGCACCTTGAGTGCTGCGGGAAAGGCGAGCGATGACAGGCATGGCGGCAGGGCCCTCTTCGAGCCACTGTTGCGTCGCTTGTCGGAGCGGTTGACACAGCAGTGCCCGCACTTCGCCACACGtctccgccagcagcacgcaaTGCACcgggtgctgcagctgctcagccgccagctgcagcagagctCACTAGATCGCCTGGGGAAGACGGCGCTGGGCAACAAGCTGATCGCAAAGCAGGCGTGCGGCCTGcgcgccctcttctcctctgtGCACCACGGCATGCCGTCCAGGAGAAACGTGAATGGgagcttcagcagcagcctcatGACGCACTCCTCGGCGGGTATGCGGGAGGAGCACTCGATGAGCTCTGCccgcaccggcgacggcagcgaggaggccgaCGCGAACGGAGGCGACGGGAGCAGTGCTGTCGAGGCAAGCGACGtggacagcgccgccgatgacgaAGTGCGGCGTTTGCGCTTTCCGCCCCTGTCACCACAGTCACAAGGAAGTGCGCCACGGTCTCCTCCGTCTCAGAGCGGAGCCAAGCAGCAgtaccgcagccgccacgcctCAGCCGTTGACGTGCTGGACCGCTACGGCGTCGCGACGCTCGCGACACACCCCGGCATCCCCATCACGGGGCTCCTTTCCGATTCGCTGTACATCTTCAAGAGCGCCAAGCTGCCGATGCGCCTGACTTTCACGGCCCTGCGGCCAGCGGGTCTCGCGTGGGGCGGTGGGCGAGGGGGCGAGCCGCTCTACGGTGCTTCGCCGTCTCCCTGCTTGCTGACACCGCTCGCGATGCAGCCCGCACCGTcccagcagcgcagcggtggaCTGCAAGGGATGaacagcagtggcggcggtgccagcgCAGCCGTTGCGGCGGAGGAACAGGCAGAAGGCTTTCTCGGAGCCGGGGAAGGCGACACAGTGCCGCTGGCCATGATGTACAAGTACAACGACGACATCCGGCAGGACCAGCTCATTGTCCAGCTTATCCGCCTTATGGACGACCTCCTACAGCGAGATGGACTGCAACTCTACTTGACACCGTATCGCGTGATTGCCACCGCCCCGAACGAGGGTCTTGTCGAAATTGTGCCGCAGGTGACGACGTTTTTcagcgtgcagcgcgacgtGCTGAAGTACCTGCGGGTGTACAACAgcacggcggagctgctgcggcaggcgatGGACCGCTACACTCGCAGCTTCGCCGGCTACTGCGTCATCACCTTCGTCCTTGGCATCGGCGACCGCCACTTGGAGAACATCCTCATCACACAGGACGGCCGACTGCTGCACATCGACTTCGGCTACGTGCTCGGCAACGACCCGAAGCCCTTCCCGCCGCCCATGAAGATCAACCGTGAGATGGTGGAGGTGCTTGGTGGGCCGCAGAGCACCGGCTTCACTGAGTTCAAGCTgtactgctgcagcgcctaCAACACGCTACGCAAGCAcgccccgctgctgcttcacatactgctgctcggcgctcACACTGAGGGTATGCCACAAGTAACCGGGGAGGGTGGCGACCCTCGCGTGAACCTGCTGAAGGTACAGGAAAAGCTGCGGCTTGACCTGACCAACGCCCAGGCGACGCAGTACCTGCAGAACGTGATCGCCGACAGCGTTGGCTCTATATTTACGAACCTCTGGGACGTCCTGCACGCCGCTGCACAGGCTACCCGTGGTTAA
- a CDS encoding putative tubulin folding cofactor D, translating to MPSPHVEKTPMDARADASDPAPAATMVSAGDVPNAEEDTAVASDTGMLDNNDDEEACDPSFFEEEAECAALLARAAELLPPTNKQLLPSVGQDPNGVAAMLEDRFAKIVDRYQNSPHLLYPYLEMLIQPLVDLLLRYLPNAAEVWAREAGSGAGESPTAAAGAGEALTSSTVAGAASAPPASAAATQTLVVASALGQDLTMFDADAPKTPLHVVCKALYSVVKTAGEKCCTSHFPNNVGHYEDVFYTLQLWVADATRQREWEVRYCLLLWLSNLVLVPFSLALVDTNSAEEGGGSAAVRRLPLSDATLVTASRFLADTSKCREAAALLVARLLTRPDSARHRGLFFDFANFILESTSPTATVGVGGAATVVPPGAPWAFLAEGTQNTFSSLLSQPFLLPGVLLAIAKTMKLGRREELVGFAPRLLACVAAVFEQHLNDSLLCKTATKVGQRLVLSMLKRRRAEWRYSRHIASLSANLGVAAAEGAAQLSARQEEEAGRDAVDEDKIDGLDGDEESLETGIGLLLQAVGHKDTVVRWSAAKGIGRVCERLPAVFAEEVMGEVLKVFRNAYSDAHWHGGLLTIAELCRRGLVGTALLSKVVPLVAEGLAYDLSRGTYSVGAHVRDAACYTCWSVARAYDAEDLVIHVRQLSVALVVTALFDREVNVRRAAAAAFQECVGRLGNFEHGIELVTAVDFFSLASLRHAYTVVAPVIAQYDTYRDGMLRELVGAKLLHWDRNVRQMAAIALGLVAIREPAATILEEVLPELLRRVEDTTVATRHGAILAIAELIRNLTPSAWSEGHIVQFIGMLATLEGSRGFSARGGTHIRQACCVMLQAIAGQSLPLPNTVEVRRVGGRVDKVRTLAVVFAFLKDSWDNILDWVQHAAADTFCAVAQTYFVKFLPSFHGKVLMEVYEGCLPAQRVLSRRGFLAAVGGLPATLLNAPWAPGAMTSADGPTSGASAPLAFEAFLPVLQRASLLSAEDLQNPELADAHVRRNAVRSLAQVLVRIDPGAPPVTPAWYTTVMEETVLQALQDYATDKRGDVGSFVRLAVLEGLPSLLTYGLTAAAAVPLCTAATTMRVLQGVVRCILEKLDRVRAVAGGVLTRVLLDEPCDKALWAEGTDKDVGLSNYELSIKAEVALFRAHLRRLVTHVTGEDSDAGGERGEPLAWNNTQQVISCIGPFVLIHCPVSLAHAAMEGLVVAAGDLSEHVRRPAAAALLSAFHGDHATSAEASAALPQRLSACLMDVLVAHEHEERMLKPASRVLDLLINESVFAVEQHRAVLEMLRKELKHFALNIIVLLAMVPLLTNVCRSPDVEVRRGAWTLALTMIASRYPKVRAKVASDLYASLLVLTSGALAPAGLPLEGCRRAMAHLMLVQWDGSDAARTRAARNELYDMLEIDPPAARAANAGESANEDAQRGSMQPARSLRGAVAATYKSLVQETGY from the coding sequence ATGCCGTCACCTCACGTGGAGAAAACGCCAATGGACGCGCGGGCGGATGCGAGTGATCccgcgccagcggcgacgatggtCAGCGCAGGCGATGTGCCCAACGCTGAGGAGGACACAGCTGTCGCTTCGGACACGGGCATGCTAGATAATAACGATGACGAAGAGGCGTGCGACCCGTCCTtcttcgaggaggaggcggagtgTGCCGCtctgctcgcgcgcgctgcagagctgTTGCCGCCGACAAATAAGCAGCTTTTGCCCTCTGTCGGCCAGGACCCGAACGGAGTGGCTGCCATGTTGGAAGATCGCTTCGCGAAGATTGTCGACCGCTACCAGAACAGCCCGCATCTCTTGTACCCGTACCTGGAGATGCTGATACAGCCTCTCGTGGACCTGCTTCTCCGCTATCTGCCCAACGCCGCGGAGGTGTGGGCACGCGAAGCGGGGTCGGGAGCGGGAGAGTCGCCTACGGCAGCTGCGGGTGCTGGGGAAGCCTTGACATCGTCCACCGTTGCCGGggcggcatcggcaccaccggcgtctgcggcggcgacgcagacgctggtggtggcgagtGCGCTGGGTCAGGACTTGACCATGTTCGATGCGGACGCACCCAAGACCCCGCTGCACGTAGTGTGCAAGGCCCTCTACAGCGTCGTCAAGACCGCTGGAGAAAAGTGCTGTACGAGCCACTTCCCCAATAACGTGGGGCACTACGAAGACGTCTTTtacacgctgcagctgtgggTGGCCGacgcgacgcggcagcgcgagtggGAGGTGCGCTactgcctgctgctgtggctctCGAATCTCGTCCTCGTGCCCTTCTCTCTAGCCCTTGTCGACACGAACTCCGccgaggaaggcggcggctcgGCGGCGGTTCGACGGCTACCGCTCTCAGACGCCACCCTTGTCACAGCAAGCCGCTTCCTCGCCGACACGTCCAAGTgtcgcgaggcggcggccctcctcgtcgcccgCCTGCTCACTCGGCCCGACAGTGCACGGCATCGAGGGCTCTTCTTCGACTTTGCAAACTTCATTCTGGAATCCACCTCGCCCACCGCGACCGTGGGTGTTGgcggggcggcgacggtggtgccgccaGGGGCTCCGTGGGCCTTCCTCGCCGAGGGGACGCAGAACACCTTCAGCTCACTCTTGTCGCAGCCTTTCCTACTGCCTGGCGTGCTGCTCGCGATTGCGAAGACTATGAAGCTCGGACGACGGGAGGAGCTCGTCGGCTTCGCACCTCGCCTGCTGGCGTGTGTGGCGGCCGTCTTTGAGCAACACCTCAACGATAGCCTCCTCTGCAAGACAGCGACAAAGGTGGGCCAGCGGCTGGTGCTGTCCATGTTGAAACGCCGCCGAGCCGAGTGGCGCTACAGCCGGCACATTGCCTCCCTCAGCGCCAACCTCGGCGTTGCGGCTGCCgagggcgcggcgcagctgagcgCGCGgcaggaggaagaggcgggcAGGGACGCCGTCGATGAAGACAAGATCGACGGGCTGGACGGAGACGAGGAAAGCCTTGAGACTGGGATTGGGCTTCTTCTCCAGGCCGTTGGGCACAAGGACACAGTAGTGCGCTGGAGCGCAGCCAAGGGCATCGGTCGCGTCTGCGAGCGACTACCTGCGGTGTTTGCCGAGGAGGTCATGGGGGAGGTACTAAAGGTATTCAGAAACGCGTACAGCGACGCCCATTGGCACGGCGGCCTCCTTACGATCGCCGagctgtgccgccgcggcctcgtgggtacggcgctgctgtcaaAGGTGGTGCCATTGGTTGCCGAGGGCCTGGCGTACGACCTCAGCAGGGGCACCTACAGCGTAGGAGCGCACGTGCGGGATGCCGCGTGCTACACTTGCTGGTCCGTGGCGCGCGCCTACGACGCTGAAGACCTCGTCATCCACGTGCGCCAGCTGAGCGTCGCGCTTGTGGTTACGGCGCTTTTCGATCGTGAGGTGAacgtgcgccgcgcagcggctgccgctttTCAGGAGTGCGTGGGTCGTCTCGGCAACTTTGAGCACGGTATCGAgctggtgacggcggtggacttcttttcgcttgcctcgctgcggcacgcGTACACGGTAGTGGCGCCGGTGATCGCGCAGTACGACACGTACCGAGATGGGATGCTGCGGGAGCTCGTTGGTGCAAAGCTGCTGCATTGGGACCGCAATGTGCGCCAGATGGCCGCCATCGCGCTCGGGCTCGTTGCCATCCGTGAGCCTGCCGCTACGATTctcgaggaggtgctgccggagctgctgaGGCGAGTCGAGGACACGACAGTGGCGACGCGTCATGGCGCCATCCTCGCCATCGCGGAGCTCATCCGCAACCTCACGCCGTCTGCGTGGAGCGAGGGTCACATAGTGCAGTTTATTGGTATGCTGGCAACTCTTGAGGGGTCTCGTGGCTTTAGCGCGCGCGGTGGCACGCACATCCGACAAGCATGCTGCGTCATGCTGCAAGCCATTGCTGGCCAGTCCCTGCCCTTGCCGAACACGGTGGAGGTGAGACGAGTTGGTGGGCGGGTAGACAAGGTGCGgaccctcgccgtcgtctttGCATTTCTAAAGGACTCGTGGGACAACATTTTGGACTgggtgcagcacgccgctgcggacACCTtctgcgcggtggcgcagacaTACTTCGTGAAGTTTCTCCCATCCTTTCACGGCAAGGTATTGATGGAGGTGTACGAAGGCTGCttgccggcgcagcgtgtCCTGAGTCGGCGCGGCTTTCTCGCCGCGGTAGGTGGGTTGCctgcgacgctgctgaaTGCGCCGTGGGCGCCAGGGGCAATGACAAGTGCCGACGGGCCCACCAGTGGCGCATCAGCCCCTCTCGCATTCGAAGCGTTTCTCcccgtgctgcagcgcgcctcGTTGTTGAGCGCCGAGGACCTGCAGAACCCGGAGCTGGCGGACGCTCATGTCCGCCGCAACGCGGTGCGCTCGCTCGCGCAGGTGCTCGTCCGCATCGACCCCGGCGCGCCACCTGTGACGCCGGCGTGGTACACCACGGTAATGGAGGAAACAGTGCTGCAAGCACTGCAGGACTACGCGACGGACAagcgcggcgacgtcggCTCGTTTGTGCGGCTGGCCGTGCTTGAGGGACTTCCCTCTCTGCTGACGTACGgcctcacagccgctgcggcagtcCCGCTCTGCACGGCGGCCACCACGATGCGTGTGCTGCAAGGCGTGGTGCGATGTATCTTGGAGAAGCTCGACCGTGTACGGGCTGTGGCCGGAGGTGTGCtgacgcgcgtgctgctggacgaaCCATGCGACAAGGCGTTGTGGGCCGAAGGGACGGACAAGGATGTGGGTCTGAGTAACTACGAGCTCAGTATCaaggcagaggtggcgctgTTTCGGGCACACCTTCGGCGCTTGGTGACCCATGTTACCGGTGAAGACAGCGACGCTggtggcgagcgcggcgaaCCCCTCGCCTGGAACAATACGCAGCAGGTCATCAGCTGCATTGGCCCGTTCGTGCTGATACACTGTCCTGTGAGCCTCGCCCACGCCGCGATGGAGGGCCTCGTCGTGGCTGCGGGTGACCTCTCCGAGCACGTGCGCAggccggctgcggcggcgctgctcagcgcTTTCCATGGCGACCACGCGACGAGCGCTGAAGCCTCGGCTGCcttgccgcagcgcctgtcTGCGTGTCTCATGGACGTCCTTGTGGCCCACGAGCATGAAGAGCGCATGCTGAAGCCGGCCAGCCGCGTCCTGGACCTGCTCATCAACGAGAGCGTCTTTGctgtcgagcagcaccgcgcagTGCTGGAGATGCTGCGAAAGGAACTGAAGCACTTTGCGCTGAACATCATcgtgctgctggcgatgGTGCCACTCTTGACGAACGTGTGCCGAAGCCCTGACGTCGAGGTGCGGCGCGGTGCGTGGACGCTTGCGCTGACGATGATTGCCAGCCGCTACCCCAAGGTACGGGCCAAAGTGGCCTCAGACCTCTACGCGTCGCTGCTAGTGTTGACCTCCGGCGCGCTCGCCCCAGCAGGCCTCCCGCTGGAGGGGTGCAGGCGCGCGATGGCGCACCTCATGCTGGTGCAGtgggacggcagcgacgctgcgcgcACGAGGGCTGCGCGCAATGAGCTGTACGACATGCTGGAGATTGACCCCCCTGCCGCTCGAGCAGCCAACGCCGGGGAGTCGGCGAACGAAGACGCGCAGCGAGGCTCCATGCAGCCGGCGCGGAGTCTGCGGGGTGCGGTAGCCGCCACGTACAAGTCGCTCGTGCAGGAGACCGGCTACTGA
- a CDS encoding transketolase, translating into MASIEKIANCIRCLAADIVQGGKSGHPGTPMGMAPVSAVLWTEVMKYNSQDPNWVDRDRFVMSNGHGCALQYALLHMAGYDLTMDDLKGFRQDGSRTPGHPERFVTPGVEVTTGPLGQGIANAVGLAMAESHLAARFNRPGHELVNHYTYVYCGDGCLMEGVCQEALSLAGHLALEKLIVIYDSNYICIDGATNLSFTEQSHQKYVSMGFHVIEVENGDTDYDGLRKALAEAKATKGKPKMIVQTTTIGFGSSKQGTEKVHGAPLGEEDIANVKTKFGRDPNKKYDVDEDVRAVFKMHMEKCSAEQKAWEERLAKYTAAFPAEGAAFVAQMKGELPSGWEAKLPTNSSAIATRKASENCLAVLFPAIPALMGGSADLTPSNLTRPASANLVDFSSSSNEGRYIRFGVREHAMCAILNGLDAHGGIIPFGGTFLNFIGYALGAVRLAAISHHRVIYVATHDSIGVGEDGPTHQPVELVAALRAMPNLQVMRPSDQTETSGAWAVALSSAHTPTVLCLSRQNTVPQSGSSIDGVKRGAYAVVEVPDPQLVIVASGSEVSLAVDAAKVLSGELCVRVVSMPCQELFDAQPDAYRKSVLTEGVPVVSVEAYVSFGWEKYSHAHVGMSGFGASAPAGVLYKKFGITVEEVVETARRLTARFPNRTAPLKNSSFSKM; encoded by the coding sequence ATGGCCTCTATTGAGAAGATTGCCAACTGCATCCGCTGCCTCGCGGCAGACATTGTGCAGGGTGGCAAGAGTGGTCACCCGGGCACGCCGATGGGCATGGCGCCAGTGTCAGCGGTCCTGTGGACGGAAGTGATGAAGTACAACAGCCAGGATCCTAACTGGGTCGACCGCGACCGCTTCGTCATGTCGAACGGGCACGGCTGCGCGCTGCAGTACGCCCTGCTGCACATGGCCGGCTACGACCTTACCATGGACGACCTGAAGGGATTCCGCCAAGATGGCTCGCGCACCCCTGGTCACCCCGAGCGTTTCGTGACGCCCGGGGTGGAGGTGACGACCGGGCCGCTTGGCCAGGGTATTGCAAACGCGGTCGGACTGGCGATGGCCGAGTCGCACCTTGCCGCCAGGTTCAACCGCCCGGGACACGAGCTCGTCAATCACTACACTTACGTGTACTGTGGTGATGGCTGTCTGATGGAGGGTGTGTGCCAGGAggcgctctccctcgccggCCACCTCGCCCTGGAGAAACTCATCGTCATCTACGACAGCAACTACATCTGCATCGATGGCGCGACAAACCTCTCCTTCACGGAGCAGTCCCACCAGAAGTACGTGTCCATGGGTTTCCATGTGATCGAGGTCGAAAACGGTGACACTGACTACGACGGCCTGCGCAAGGCGTTGGCGGAGGCCAAGGCCACGAAGGGGAAGCCGAAGATGATTGTGCAAACCACAACGATCGGGTTCGGGTCTTCGAAGCAGGGAACGGAGAAGGtgcacggcgcgccgctgggTGAGGAGGATATTGCCAACGTCAAGACGAAGTTTGGCCGCGACCCGAACAAGAAGTACGACGTCGACGAAGACGTCCGCGCTGTGTTCAAGATGCACATGGAGAAGTGTTCCGCGGAGCAGAAGGCGTGGGAGGAACGCTTGGCGAAGTACACGGCCGCGTTCCCGGCCGAGGGTGCCGCCTTTGTGGCGCAGATGAAGGGCGAGCTGCCGTCCGGGTGggaggcgaagctgccgACGAACTCCTCGGCCATCGCGACGCGCAAGGCGAGCGAGAATTGCCTGGCTGTGCTCTTCCCGGCCATCCCGGCCCTCATGGGAGGGTCGGCTGACCTCACGCCGAGCAACCTGACGCGCCCCGCGTCGGCAAACTTGGTGGACTTCTCGTCGAGCAGCAACGAGGGTCGCTACATTCGCTTCGGTGTCCGTGAACACGCCATGTGCGCCATCCTCAACGGTCTCGACGCCCACGGTGGTATCATCCCGTTCGGCGGCACCTTCCTCAACTTCATCGGCTACGCCCTTGGTGCGGTGCGCCTCGCCGCGATCTCCCACCACCGTGTCATCTACGTGGCGACACACGACAGCATCGGGGTTGGCGAGGACGGGCCGACCCACCAACCTGTCGAGTTGGTGGCTGCCCTGCGTGCCATGCCAAACCTGCAGGTGATGCGTCCTAGCGACCAGACAGAGACGAGCGGTGCGTGGGCTGTTGCGTTGTCTAGTGCCCACACTCCGACGGTTCTGTGTCTGAGCCGCCAGAACACCGTGCCGCAGTCGGGGTCGAGCATCGATGGTGTGAAGCGCGGTGCCTACGCAGTGGTGGAGGTGCCCGACCCGCAGCTCGTAATCGTGGCGAGCGGCTCGGAGGTGTCGCTGGCGGTGGATGCTGCCAAGGTACTCTCGGGTGAGCTGTGCGTGAGGGTTGTGTCGATGCCGTGCCAGGAGCTCTTCGACGCGCAACCGGATGCGTACCGCAAGTCTGTGCTCACCGAAGGTgtgccggtggtgtcggtggAGGCGTACGTCAGCTTCGGCTGGGAGAAATACTCCCATGCGCATGTGGGCATGTCTGGCTTCGGTGCCTCGGCCCCGGCGGGTGTGCTATACAAGAAGTTCGGCATTACCGTCGAGGAAGTGGTGGAGACGGCCCGCAGGCTGACCGCGCGCTTCCCCAATcgcacggcgccgctcaAGAACTCCTCATTCAGCAAGATGTGA
- a CDS encoding putative 60S ribosomal protein L26 — MASIKCGSRRKARRAHFQAPSHVRRVLMSAPLSKELRAKYNVRAMPVRKDDEVIVKRGTFKGREGKVTACYRLKWVILIDKVNREKANGSTVAVGIHPSNVEITKLKLTHHRKSILERKDRSSKSDKGKGKISAADKAMQQMD, encoded by the coding sequence ATGGCTAGCATCAAGTGTGGTTCCCGCCGCAAGGCCCGCCGTGCGCACTTTCAGGCCCCAAGCCATGTGCGCCGTGTGCTCATGAGCGCCCCGCTCTCCAAGGAGCTGCGTGCCAAGTACAACGTGCGTGCCATGCCCGTGCGCAAGGACGACGAGGTCATCGTGAAGCGTGGCACCTTCAAGGGCCGTGAGGGTAAGGTGACCGCGTGCTACCGCCTCAAGTGGGTCATCCTCATCGACAAGGTGAACCGCGAGAAGGCGAACGGCTCCACTGTGGCCGTCGGCATCCATCCCTCCAACGTCGAGATTACGAAGCTGAAGCTGACGCACCACCGCAAGTCCATCCTGGAGCGCAAGGACCGCTCGTCCAAGTCCGACAAGGGCAAGGGCAAGATTAGCGCCGCGGATAAGGCCATGCAGCAGATGGACTAG
- a CDS encoding putative 3-oxoacyl-(acyl-carrier protein) reductase, whose translation MQAKSIQSIAGRLILVTGAASGLGAATARFLAQMGAKVTLLDRNAAQGEQVSKEINGKFVATDVCSETEVQAAIKAAEEFAGQPLFGVVNCAGICPAAKVIGKKGVHPLDLFSKAVQVNLIGTFNVCRLAAEAMQRNAAQIGADEDRGVMVNTASVAAYEGQIGQAAYAASKGGIVSLTLPLAREFAGQRIRVNTICPGIMETPLLPPDLGAALGATVPYPPRLGKPEEFAHLVFFLFSNRYMNGECIRLDGATRMAAK comes from the coding sequence ATGCAGGCCAAGTCCATCCAGTCGATTGCCGGCCGCCTGATCCTGGTGACAGGGGCGGCCTCCGGGCTCGGGGCCGCCACGGCACGCTTTCTTGCGCAGATGGGCGCCAaggtgacgctgctggacCGCAACGCGGCGCAGGGTGAGCAGGTGTCGAAGGAGATCAATGGCAAGTTTGTTGCCACAGATGTCTGTAGCGAGACCGAGGTGCAGGCGGCCATcaaggcagcggaggagtTCGCCGGCCAGCCGCTCTTCGGCGTCGTCAACTGTGCCGGCATCTGCCCAGCGGCGAAGGTCATAGGCAAGAAGGGCGTTCACCCCCTCGACCTCTTCAGCAAGGCTGTGCAGGTGAACCTGATTGGTACGTTCAACGTATGCCGGCTGGCCGCCGAAGCAATGCAGAGAAACGCCGCGCAGATCGGCGCTGATGAGGACCGGGGCGTTATGGTGAACACCGCGAGTGTGGCGGCCTACGAGGGTCAGATCGGCCAGGCTGCCTACGCAGCCAGCAAGGGCGGCATCGTGAGTCTGACACTGCCGTTGGCCCGCGAGTTTGCTGGGCAGCGCATTCGCGTCAACACCATCTGCCCCGGCATCATGGAGacaccactgctgccgcccgaCTTGGGTGCGGCACTAGGAGCGACTGTCCCGTACCCGCCCCGTCTTGGCAAGCCCGAGGAGTTTGCGCACCTGGTCTTCTTTCTATTCTCGAACCGATACATGAACGGCGAGTGCATTCGCCTTGACGGGGCAACCCGTATGGCAGCCAAGTAG